One stretch of Rhizoctonia solani chromosome 8, complete sequence DNA includes these proteins:
- a CDS encoding histidyl-tRNA synthetase codes for MASTPDLAALRANITALNEHIHTLKSQSADPATIAAENKKLGELKKQLGQLGGGAKGDSKKDNKLALKTPKGTRDWSPLEMSIREHIFSTLQRVFKAHGGVTIDTPVFELRDILTGKYGEDSKLIYDLQDQGGELCSLRYDLTVPFARFLAMNGTTYPTIKRYHIAKVYRRDAPAMTKGRMREFYQCDFDIAGLYDPMVPDAEVLCILSEALTALDIKDFTIKINHRKILDGIFGLCGVPVDKTRSISSAVDKLDKLPWADVKKEMVEEKGLPEEVADKIGEYVKLKGGPELLTQLRESPLASNESAKAGMEDMELLFKYLNVFGITHQMSFDLSLARGLDYYTGLIYEAVVEGSAPPAASNTSALPSTSASTPTTAKPAPKSKPKKSKPKNEDDEEDIDESQVGVGSIAAGGRYDDLVGMFASAAAGKASASGSGSGSGSASGKIPCVGVSVGVERVFSILMQREKERGRSKATEVFVVSVGEGLIEERMRLAKELWDVGIKAEYMYKITPRLDAQFKVMDKELIPYAVMLGPDEVKEGKVKVKIQASGSFFVKSIL; via the exons ATGGCTTCTACACCCGATCTCGCGGCTCTACGCGCAAACATTACCGCTCTCAATGAGCATATCCATACCCTCAAGTCCCAGTCGGCTGATCCTGCGACGATCGCTGCCGAGAACAAGAAATTGGGTGAACTCAAGAAGCAGCTTGGCCAGCTTGGGGGTGGTGCCAAGGGTGACTCTAAAAAGGACAACAAATTGGCCCTCAAGACTCCCAAG GGCACACGGGACTGGTCTCCACTCGAAATGTCCATCCGAGAACACATCTTCTCCACCCTCCAACGCGTATTCAAAGCTCACGGAGGCGTTACCATCGACACACCTGTATTCGAACTACGGGATATCCTTACGGGAAAGTACGGTGAAGATAGTAAGCTTATATACGATCTCCAAGACCAGGGTGGGGAGCTATGCAGTTTGAGGTACGATTTGACG GTTCCGTTTGCAAGATTCCTCGCTATGAACGGTACCACATACCCCACAATCAAGCGATACCACATCGCCAAAGTGTACCGCCGAGATGCACCAGCCATGACCAAAGGCCGAATGCGTGAATTCTACCAATGC GACTTCGACATTGCAGGCCTCTACGATCCCATGGTTCCGGACGCTGAAGTCCTATGCATCCTCTCCGAAGCACTCACAGCGCTCGACATTAAAGACTTTACCATCAAAATCAACCACAGGAAGATTCTAGATGGTATCTTCGGTTTGTGCGGTGTTCCAGTTGACAAG ACCCGATCAATTTCGTCTGCGGTTGACAAGCTTGACAAGCTCCCCTGGGCGGATGTAAAGAAAGAAATGGTCGAGGAAAAGGGCCTGCCGGAGGAGGTGGCGGATAAGATTGGAGAGTATGTTAAACTCAAAG GCGGTCCTGAACTCCTCACCCAACTTCGCGAAAGCCCACTCGCTTCAAACGAAAGCGCCAAAGCAGGCATGGAGGACATGGAACTACTATTCAAGTACTTGAACGTATTCGGCATAACCCATCAG ATGTCGTTCGACTTGTCCCTCGCTCGAGGACTCGACTATTACACGGGCCTCATCTACGAAGCAGTAGTCGAAGGCTCTGCTCCGCCCGCCGCATCCAACACATCCGCCCTCCCATCCACATCCGCATCCACACCTACCACGGCCAAACCCGCACCCAAATCCAAACCCAAAAAATCCAAACCCAAAAACGAagacgacgaggaagacatCGACGAATCTCAAGTTGGAGTCGGGTCTATCGCGGCAGGAGGCAGGTACGACGACCTCGTCGGGATGTTTGCTTCGGCCGCAGCGGGCAAGGCGTCCGCATCCGGTTCTGGGTCCGGTTCTGGGAGCGCGAGCGGGAAGATTCCGTGTGTGGGCGTGAGCGTGGGTGTCGAGCGCGTATTCTCGATCTTGATGCAGCGGGAAAAGGAACGCGGGCGGAGCAAGGCGACTGAGGTGTTTGTGGTGAGCGTTGGAGAAGGGTTGATTGAGGAACGGATGAGGTTGGCCAAGGAGTTGTGGGATGTTGGTATCAAG GCCGAGTACATGTACAAAATCACCCCAAGACTGGACGCACAGTTCAAAGTGATGGATAAAGAGTTGATCCCGTATGCTGTCATGCTTGGACCGGACGAAGTCAAAGAGGGCAAGGTCAAAGTTAAAATTCAGGCGAGTGGTTCTTTTTTTGTAAAGTCTATCCTGTGA
- a CDS encoding Tyrosine kinase specific for activated yields the protein MDFDSEGSDQYSFVSSDAGVYDDSQIQAEGVHATIYRSEIDDNNGNLQSRVSRNEIRAIKAVTAFKNARLEPHDIRSEVYALARLRHMNIIDLLGASYSPQQKLFQIFMPFIPLTLRDLLENPRFSPYLPCKQETESSQVPQLNLQTLPPFCTLAKTFLFQIVSGVAFLHADSQPIAHRDLKPSNILVRPDGCIKLIDFGICWEGRPRGHGASFEEEDRCDNENGRLNGFSDAPKPEWDEIPEHMCCQVSSGPYRAPELLFAPRQYDASAIDLWSLGVLASDFFTSLQFEPKNMASDSGEFDWDALVPKNNESADDIDPMNKFPDATMSFNVPSSVTDTSRPGSWHRISLFDSTRGEIGLVASIFKLLGTPTEMTWPGFATLPAASALIFNPVSPRPLRPLLPNLMPDESSVGSAAGLGCMQDRESVVELIESLVRYPPQSRSSASDLLKHAYFHQGSPLVLPPGYISAGCDQQISQEERDTLADLIAQIIAMSDDEDSNPLK from the exons ATGGATTTCGACTCGGAGGGTTCCGACCAATATTCTTTTGTTTCGTCCGATGCGGGAGTTTATGACGACAGTCAG ATCCAAGCCGAAGGTGTACATGCAACAATATATCGGTCTGAAATTGACGATAACAACGGAAATCTTCAAAGTCGAGTCAGTCGCAATGAGATTCGGGCAATTAAGGCCGTAACGGCCTTCAAGAACGCCCGTCTGGAACCCCATGATATCAGGTCAGAGGTCTACGCCTTGGCTCGGTTGCGCCACATGAAC ATCATAGATCTTCTCGGCGCGTCATATTCTCCTCAACAGAAATTATTTCAGATTTTTATGCCATTTATCCCTTTGACATTACGTGATTTGCTCGAAAATCCAAGATTTTCCCCCTATCTGCCATGCAAACAAGAAACCGAATCGAGCCAAGTTCCTCAGTTAAACTTACAAACGCTACCTCCTTTCTGCACCTTAGCAAAAACCTTCCTCTTCCAGATTGTATCAGGCGTAGCGTTTTTGCATGCAGATAGCCAACCGATTGCGCACCGGGACCTTAAACCCTCAAACATCCTCGTCCGACCCGATGGGTGTATAAAGCTCATCGATTTCGGCATTTGCTGGGAAGGACGACCGAGGGGTCATGGTGCATCGTTCGAAGAAGAAGACCGTTGTGATAATGAGAATGGGCGCTTAAATGGATTTAGTGACGCGCCCAAGCCTGAGTGGGATGAGATTCCCGAACACATGTGCTGTCAGGTCTCAAGTGG ACCGTACCGAGCGCCTGAGCTTTTATTTGCACCACGGCAATATGACGCGTCCGCAATTGACCTGTGGAGTCTCGGTGTCCTCGCAAGTGACTTCTTTACTTCCTTGCAATTTGAACCCAAGAACATGGCTTCAGATTCAGGAGAGTTTGATTGGGATGCTCTGGTTCCAAAAAACAACGAAAGCGCGGATGACATAGATCCTATGAATAAGTTTCCCGATGCAACCATGTCATTCAACGTACCTTCTTCGGTAACCGATACGAGCCGCCCCGGATCATGGCACAGGATTTCGCTTTTTGATAGCACTCGAGGTGAAATAGGTCTCGTTGCAAGCATATTCAAGTTATTGGGCACCCCAACAGAAATGACATGGCCG GGATTCGCTACTCTGCCCGCCGCCTCTGCACTGATTTTTAATCCTGTGTCCCCGCGTCCGCTGCGGCCGTTACTTCCTAATCTTATGCCAGACGAGAGCTCGGTCGGTTCGGCGGCTGGCCTAGGCTGTATGCAAGATAGAGAAAGCGTGGTCGAATTGATTGAATCCCTCGTCCGATACCCTCCTCAATCACGTAGTAGTGCCTCCGATTTGCTGAAACATGCGTACTTCCATCAAGGGAGTCCCCTCGTTCTGCCTCCGGGATATATTAGTGCCGGTTGCGACCAACAGATATCACAAGAGGAGCGCGACACCCTGGCCGACTTGATAGCACAGATAATTGCAATGTCTGACGATGAAGACTCTAACCCACTAAAGTGA
- a CDS encoding Enoyl-(Acyl carrier protein) reductase, which translates to MNCQYGVGSSTNGDSGFDAGVGAYGMYLANCGRPANKTLPDTIQTAVCRQNINIPKFTYDLFWGDGSWFYEYSKGSAQVDISSGNNNTGECPAPSSTTSMIPTTGTTQPTSTSTADPGSASTTPVGAIAGGVVGGVVALAAAVLLGFFISRRRKSRGVIDLTEENKGSSATFEPYNLAPGTTAQPVAITPYATSAPAPAPSSTDWTSSAGSPPPTQASGSRAAKPGLIAHSPPNRAEMYQAQPLLSTDGGSSSNMVDRHEDSEDLTSAFGLGRSASGRLPPSILSHHSVVGVAAALKAASDPSFTPKKTLFDEFSLKGRVAIVTGGNRGLGLEMALALCEAGATVYVLDLPQSPGDDFVATADYTRKLGSTLKYVSMDVTDQQSVWDKVAEIGDAEKRVNVCVAAARVSGESDCLVYKADNIQRIINVNVNGVFYSVQAAGQQMTKHGIPGSIILIASISGSITNQGLALTAYNTSKSAVLQMTRSMACELRKHKIRVNSISSGYIYTKMIAAFADTQPELAETWASMNPLGCIGQPDELRGVVTWLASDASTFCTGSNILVSGGHHAW; encoded by the exons ATGAA TTGTCAATATGGTGTCGGGAGTAGCACCAACGGGGACAGTGGGTTCGATGCCGGG GTCGGAGCATATGGGATGTATCTTGCGAACTGTGGGCGTCCTGCAAACAAAAC GCTCCCAGATACCATTCAAACAGCAGTGTGCCGACAAAATATTAACATCCCAAAGTTCACTTATGACTTGTTTTGGGGAGATGGTTCTTG GTTCTACGAGTACAGTAAAGGAAGTGCTCAGGTCGATATCTCAAGTGGAAACAATAACACTGGAGAGTGTCCTGCCCCCAGCTCTACCACATCAATGATACCTACCACTGGGACCACACAACCGACCTCGACCTCGACGGCCGACCCTGGATCCGCTAGCACGACCCCGGTTGGGGCGATCGCTGG AGGTGTGGTTGGCGGTGTGGTCGcgcttgctgctgctgtgCTCCTAGGTTTCTTTATCAGTAGGAGGCGAAAGAGCAGAGGAGTCATCGACCTTACGGAGGAAAACAAAGGGTCGAGTGCGACATTTGAGCCCTACAACCTAGCTCCCGGAACTACCGCTCAGCCCG TTGCTATTACACCATACGCGACTTCAGCTCCGGCTCCAGCTCCCAGCTCCACTGACTGGACTAGCAGTGCAGGATCACCGCCGCCAACCCAGGCTTCCGGCTCTCGCGCCGCTAAACCAGGCTTGATTGCACATAGCCCGCCGAACAGGGCAGAAATGTACCAGGCTCAGCCTTTGCTCTCTACTGATGGAGGATCCTCATCAAATATGGTGGACCGACACGAGGATTCGGAAGATCTGACCAGCGCATTTGGACTTGGTCGTTCGGCTTCGGGTCGACTACCCCCTTC gatcttatcacaccacagtgttGTCGGCGTTGCTGCTGCACTAAAGGCGGCATCCGACCCATCTTTCACTCCCAAAAAGACCCTTTTCGATGAGTTCTCACTCAAGGGCCGTGTAGCAATTGTGACCGGAGGTAATCGAGGTCTTGGCTTGGAGATGGCTTTGGCTTTGTGTGAGGCTGGCGCTACTGTTTATGTGCTTGATCTCCCACAGTCCCCAGGAGATGATTTCGTGGCTACCGCGGATTACACAAGGAAGCTCGGATCTACGTTGAAATATGTATCGATGGACGTCACTGACCAACAAAGTGTTTGGGACAAGGTCGCAGAGATTGGCGATGCTGAGAAGCGCGTCAATGTATGCGTAGCCGCGGCTAGAGTTTCAGGAGAGTCTGATTGCCTAGTGTACAAGGCTGACAATATACAGCGTATAATCAACGTTAACGTCAATGGTGTATTCTACTCGGTGCAAGCGGCGGGACAACAGATGACAAAACATGGTATTCCTGGGAGTATAATATTAATTGCTTCGATAAGTGGATCCATCACAAACCAA GGTCTTGCCTTGACTGCATATAACACCAGCAAATCGGCTGTTTTACAAATGACAAGGAGTATGGCATGCGAACTTAGAAAGCACAAAATTCGCGTTAATTCTATTTCTTCAG GTTATATTTACACCAAAATGATTGCCGCTTTCGCGGACACCCAACCTGAACTTGCGGAGACATGGGCAAGCATGAATCCGCTCGGTTGTATTGGCCAACCCGACGAGCTGCGTGGAGTAGTTACATGGCTGGCTTCAGACGCTTCAACATTTTGCACAGGTAGCAA TATACTTGTTAGTGGTGGCCACCATGCTTGGTGA
- a CDS encoding Skp1 family yields the protein MSSSAYEVTFQTSDNETIVVNWEVFRKFGIYSPQDDPDARPRDPVSLPNVNAATFQKIVEYCEHHKDDVIPPPQEVDSFTNHIGFGSIQPINIDDWDRRFMQVEEKMIFDIILAANYLDIKPLLDLGTKTIGELIKGKSPEEIRRLLNIANDFTPEETAQIQRETQRY from the exons ATGTCCTCTTCTGCCTACGAAGTAACTTTTCAAACGAGCGATAATGAAACTATTGTCGTAAACTGGGAAGTATTCCGTAAATTCGGAATATATTCACCTCAGGACG ACCCTGATGCGCGGCCACGAGATCCTGTTTCTCTTCCAAATGTCAATGCTGCAACCTTCCAAAAG ATTGTCGAATATTGCGAGCACCATAAAGACGATGTCATCCCTCCACCACAGGAGGTGGATTCATTCACAAATCATATTGGATTCGGGTCTATACAGCCCATAAACATCGATGATTGGGACCGAAGGTTTATGCAAGTTGAGGAAAAAATGATTTTTGACATCATTCTAGCCGCCAATTACCTCGATATCAAACCCCTATT GGATCTTGGGACTAAGACGATCGGCGAGTTGATCAAGGGAAAGTCCCCCGAGGAAATAAGGAGGCTATTAAATATAGCAAACGATTTTACTCCTGAGGAAACG GCTCAGATTCAACGGGAAACA CAGCGGTACTAA
- a CDS encoding molybdenum cofactor biosynthesis protein yields MLARRAAIQARIAAVDRDLARGPVPTLVDSFGRKHDYLRISLTERCNLRCRYCMPEEGAPLSPSGNILTNDEVVRLARIFVQHGVNKIRITGGEPTLRRGLSELIQELRSLGVKQIGMTSNGIALWKKLPELVHSGLTHLNLSLDTLDPNKFERMTLRRGHDKVLKSLHTALALHESSPNPMPNYSGPQLHSVKLNTVLIRNTNDSEIARFLALTRFNPLSVRFIEFMPFAGNQWDANAVVTASELLQRARDLVRGGWFDDNTPSNLSDSNGIISLPREPTDTARTYRIQGFTGTFGFISSMSDDFCAGCNRLRITADGNLKPCLFDQKETPLRDLLRSQSPTVEKDLVAAIRGAVGGKFAKHGVPNSSFSDPEENHDQSTVRKAGEKIGERLARPMILIGGIGPHLNSENSSEEWETNISQYLSRGSNSTLHVGSTPAPTSNLRHRSFPAYNLLPLPTRFDNSMVPHARWNHTPSSNLTHIDPETGRARMVDVSQKDITQRSATAVGRIIIPEHAYRLIIGETPSGTSHQTSPTVAKNDPATTSQAAQERNEDSSAIKPKGKPGKGDVIATAQIAGIMATKRTSDLIPLCHPLPITHVDVILEPSVTPKSEGPLVYSVTVSATVRTASRTGVEMEALMGANVALLTIWDMLKAVAGQQMTIEGVYVSRKEGGASGLFERSNV; encoded by the exons ATGTTGGCCAGGAGGGCTGCCATACAG GCCCGTATCGCGGCTGTTGACCGAGACCTAGCGCGGGGCCCCGTGCCGACTCTGGTCGACTCATTTGGGCGAAAACATGACTATTTACGGATATCTCTTACGGAGAGATGCAATCTTCGCT GCCGGTATTGTATGCCTGAGGAAGGTGCTCCGCTCTCACCTTCAGGGAACATCCTTACCAACGACGAGGTTGTTCGGTTGGCCCGCATTTTCGTTCAGCATGGAGTCAACAAAATACGGATTACTGGGGGAGAGCCTACTCTGCGTCGTGGGCTCTCAGAATTAATACAGGAGCTAAGAAGCCTAGGAGTAAAGCAGATTGGTATGACCAGCAATGGTATTGCTTTGTGGAAAAAGTTGCCCGAACTAGTCCACAGCGGCCTGACTCATCTTAATCTCAG CCTTGACACTCTTGACCCCAATAAGTTTGAGCGTATGACCCTTCGCCGGGGGCACGACAAAGTACTCAAATCTCTTCATACGGCACTCGCCTTGCACGAGTCATCGCCAAATCCCATGCCAAACTATTCTGGTCCACAGCTTCACTCTGTCAAACTCAACACTGTTCTCATTCGTAATACGAACGACTCAGAAATAGCGCGTTTCCTGGCTCTTACCCGCTTCAATCCCTTGAGCGTACGGTTCATCGAGTTTATGCCATTTGCTGGGAATCAATGGGACGCAAATGCAGTAGTGACGGCTTCGGAGCTCCTTCAACGTGCCCGTGATCTAGTCCGCGGGGGTTGGTTCGACGACAACACGCCCTCGAATTTGTCCGATTCCAACGGAATTATCTCTTTGCCCCGGGAGCCGACGGATACAGCGCGAACCTACCGTATCCAAGGCTTCACTGGGACCTTTGGCTTTATATCGAGCATGTCTGATGACTTCTGTGCTGGATGTAACCGACTTAGGATTACGGCGGATGGAAACCTAAAG CCGTGTCTTTTCGACCAGAAAGAGACACCGTTAAGAGATTTGCTTCGGAGCCAGTCACCCACTGTCGAGAAAGACCTAGTGGCAGCAATTCGCGGAGCCGTTGGAGGGAAATTTGCTAAACACGGCGTGCCTAATAGCTCCTTCAGTGACCCCGAAGAAAATCACGACCAGAGCACCGTACGGAAGGCCGGAGAAAAGATAGGCGAGCGGTTGGCTCGACCTATGATCTTGATTGGTG GCATTGGTCCCCATTTAAATAGCGAAAATTCATCTGAAGAATGGGAAACAAACATATCCCAGTATTTATCCCGAGGTTCCAATTCAACACTGCATGTAGGATCAACTCCGGCCCCAACCTCCAACTTGAGGCACCGCTCCTTCCCGGCCTATAATTTACTTCCGCTCCCCACTCGCTTCGACAACTCTATGGTCCCTCATGCTCGCTGGAACCATACACCGTCTTCTAATCTAACACACATTGATCCGGAAACCGGCCGAGCGCGGATGGTTGATGTGTCCCAAAAAGATATCACACAGCGTTCGGCGACGGCCGTGGGGAGAATTATCATTCCTGAACATGCATATCGATTGATTATAGGGGAAACCCCTAGTGGCACATCCCATCAAACCTCCCCGACGGTTGCAAAAAATGATCCCGCTACAACTTCCCAAGCGGCGCAGGAGCGGAATGAAGATAGCTCCGCTATTAAACCCAAGGGGAAACCTGGCAAGGGAGATGTAATAGCAACCGCCCAAATAGCAGGAATCATGGCTACCAAACGCACATCAGACCTCATTCCGCTCTGCCATCCGCTGCCGATCACCCACGTCGATGTCATTCTCGAACCATCCGTCACGCCTAAATCAGAAGGACCTTTAGTGTACTCGGTCACGGTCTCTGCCACCGTTCGAACAGCATCCAGAACAGGCGTGGAGATGGAAGCCCTAATGGGAGCTAACGTTGCGTTGCTGACTATTTGGGATATGCTCAAGGCTGTGGCTGGACAACAAATGACGATTGAGGGTGTATACGTATCACGAAAGGAGGGTGGAGCTAGTGGGTTATTTGAGAGAAGTAATGTGTGA
- a CDS encoding NAD binding domain of 6-phosphogluconate dehydrogenase: MSALQHHLTPSGVATPGTVAALRGELPYSRPPTPQSHPNVVGFIGLGNMGYLMARNLAREIEHAPLLVYNRSRAKCEKLQKEVGESKVKIVDTPGELASLADITFTSLGSDDVVRSIYYDIAQTLEGIKSSGTAEKPKIFVDTSTVYPKLTVEIDRLLSKIPHVHFVSGPVFGPPAAAEKGQLVSALAGHYRSKKEVAYILVPAVSRKVIDLGGNVEKAASMKLVGNSFILGAIELIAETQTLADKAGVGAEQLDAFIGDMFPIPLLTNYSKKMLHDSFDGNQGFHLEGGLKDASHILQLAQDSNSPMPIITLARDHLLTARAQEAKPYPSLDWSALVSGNRLAAGLDAFDHRKHQHKVEKEDD, encoded by the exons ATGTCAGCACTCCAACACCATCTAACTCCTAGCGGAGTGGCCACCCCCGGTACCGTAGCCGCCCTTCGTGGTGAACTCCCATACTCCAGGCCGCCCACCCCTCAGTCCCATCCTAATGTCGTTGGATTCATTGGATTG GGAAATATGGGGTATTTGATGGCCCGCAACCTAGCCCGCGAGATTGAACATGCCCCGTTGTTGGTATACAACCGCTCGAGAGCTAAATGCGAGAAGCTTCAGAAG GAAGTCGGAGAATCTAAAGTGAAGATCGTCGATACTCCAGGGGAGCTTGCCAGTCTCGCGGATATTACTTTTACTTCTCTTGGCTCCGATGACGTTGTTCGTTCGATATACTACGACATCGCACAGACCCTCGAAGGGATAAAGAGCAGTGGGACAGCAGAAAAACCCAAGATCTTTGTCGACACGAGCACAGTATATCCCAAGCTTACTGTCGAGATTGATAGACTGCTCTCCAAGATCCCACATGTCCACTTCGTCTCAGGACCTGTCTTTGGACCCCCAGCTG CGGCCGAGAAGGGACAACTTGTCTCTGCTTTGGCCGGTCACTACAGGAGTAAAAAAGAGGTTGCATACATTCTCGTTCCGGCGGTCTCCCGAAAG GTCATTGACCTTGGCGGTAATGTTGAGAAGGCGGCTTCTATGAAGTTGGTCGGCAACTCGTTTATTTTGGGAG CCATCGAGCTTATTGCAGAGACCCAGACTTTGGCCGATAAGGCAGGTGTCGGGGCCGAGCAGCTTGACGCCTTTATCGGTG ATATGTTCCCAATCCCATT GTTGACGAATTACAGCAAGAAAATGCTTCATGATAGCTTTGATGGAAATCAAGGTTTCCATCTTGAGGGCGGCCTTAAGGACGCCAG CCATATTCTCCAGCTCGCCCAAGATAGCAATTCTCCTATGCCGATAATCACGCTGGCAAGGGATCATCTTCTTACCGCCCGTGCGCAGGAGGCGAAACCTTACCCATCGCTCGATTGGAGTGCCCTGGTCAGTGGAAACAGGCTCGCCGCAGGGTTGGATGCATTTGATCACCGGAAGCAT CAACACAAAGTCGAGAAGGAGGATGATTAG